One segment of Caldanaerobius polysaccharolyticus DSM 13641 DNA contains the following:
- the yhbH gene encoding sporulation protein YhbH, with product MAIFRDYRGSRSDRAAEDRRRHRELVEESIKKNIVDILSEESIIGQGKNKKVKIPIKSLKEYQFIYANNGPAVGCGEGNEKRGDKISGKAEKGQRGAGMGGLEDEDIYETEVTIEELVNYMFEDLDLPYLDKKKFSEVVSERSIKRWGYQKKGIPPRLSKKRTVIEKIKRKQATKRALREQGQEDDIGRFPFKQDDLRYKRVKEDKRKESNAVVICIMDTSGSMDQTKKYLARSFYFLLYQFVKMKYLNVEVVFIAHSTVAKEVTEEEFFHKVEAGGTYISSGYQKALEIIEQRYNPRHWNIYAFHSSDGDNWSEDDNKAVELAKKLCQVCNLFGYGEIMPGFYSSTIKNRYRAEIHYKNFVMCTISKKEDLWPSLKKMLEVDQEV from the coding sequence ATGGCTATATTTAGGGACTATCGGGGATCCCGTTCAGACAGGGCTGCTGAAGACCGAAGGAGGCACCGAGAGCTGGTAGAGGAGTCTATAAAGAAAAACATAGTGGACATTTTGTCAGAGGAGAGTATCATAGGCCAGGGCAAAAATAAAAAGGTCAAGATCCCCATAAAAAGCCTTAAAGAATACCAGTTTATATACGCAAACAATGGGCCGGCAGTAGGGTGCGGGGAAGGCAATGAAAAGAGAGGGGATAAAATAAGCGGTAAAGCTGAAAAGGGCCAAAGGGGGGCAGGAATGGGAGGACTGGAAGACGAAGATATATACGAGACAGAAGTGACTATTGAAGAATTGGTCAATTACATGTTTGAAGACTTAGATCTTCCCTATCTGGACAAAAAGAAGTTTTCGGAGGTTGTATCTGAGCGCTCTATAAAGCGATGGGGATACCAAAAGAAAGGCATACCGCCGAGGCTTTCTAAAAAGCGAACTGTTATAGAGAAGATCAAGCGCAAGCAGGCCACAAAGAGGGCTTTAAGGGAACAAGGCCAGGAAGATGACATAGGTAGATTTCCGTTTAAACAAGATGACCTCAGGTATAAAAGGGTAAAGGAGGATAAAAGAAAAGAATCCAATGCCGTAGTTATTTGTATCATGGACACATCAGGTTCTATGGATCAGACCAAAAAGTACCTGGCCAGGTCTTTTTACTTTTTGTTGTACCAGTTTGTCAAGATGAAGTATTTAAACGTTGAAGTGGTGTTCATAGCCCACTCTACGGTGGCCAAAGAGGTAACCGAAGAGGAGTTCTTTCATAAGGTGGAGGCAGGTGGTACGTATATATCCAGCGGGTATCAGAAAGCGCTGGAGATAATAGAGCAGAGGTACAACCCACGGCACTGGAACATATACGCCTTTCATAGCAGTGATGGCGACAACTGGAGTGAGGATGATAACAAAGCGGTGGAGCTGGCGAAGAAACTGTGCCAGGTGTGCAACCTGTTTGGATATGGCGAGATCATGCCAGGATTTTATTCCAGCACCATAAAAAACAGGTACAGGGCCGAGATACACTATAAGAATTTTGTCATGTGCACCATTTCAAAAAAAGAAGATCTTTGGCCGTCGTTAAAGAAGATGCTAGAGGTCGACCAGGAGGTGTAA
- a CDS encoding PrkA family serine protein kinase yields MEFEDLIKRDRESRKNMGFEGTFLDYLKIVKENPDVAKLAHKRLYDIIIKEGYEVLKPEENLRIKRIYGNETIKRYNFFKNDFFGIDKALMKIVNYFHSAAMKGEEARQVLYLVGPVGSGKSSIMEALKRALERSEPIYAIKGCPMREEPLHLVPKHLRKEFEEMLGVQIEGDLCPVCRYRLKEEYGGQYEKMPVVTVDFSIRSRKGIGVVPPVDPNNQDTSVLTGSVDISKMDLYPEDDPRIMSLNGAFNVGNRGIVEFIEVFKNDVEYLHTIITATQEKAIPSPGKGSMIYFDGVILAHSNEAEWNKFKSDHTNEAILDRIVKIEVPYCLELNEEVKIYDKILRQSRFKAHIAPHTVEIASMFAILTRLAPSSKVDPLTKLKIYNGEEIVEKGTTKKIDILELREEAGNREGMFGISTRFIIKAIDRALSESEYDCINPLSVMECLIKSVKEMDIAEDDKKKYLGFLQDTLRKEYNRILEKEITRAFIHSFKEQAESLFNNYLDHAEAYVNRTKLKDRSTGEQLEPDEKFMRSIEEQIGITESSAKGFRQDVTSYMFYLMRNGGKIDYTCYEPLKEAIEKKLMVSVKELTRVITKAKVRDKEQDEKYNAMVEEMKASGYCDHCCDVVLKYAANNLWRD; encoded by the coding sequence TTGGAGTTTGAGGATTTGATAAAGAGAGACAGAGAGAGCAGGAAAAACATGGGTTTTGAAGGCACATTTCTTGATTATTTAAAGATAGTCAAAGAGAACCCCGATGTGGCTAAATTGGCCCATAAGAGGTTATACGATATTATCATCAAAGAAGGGTATGAGGTGTTAAAACCAGAAGAAAACCTCAGGATAAAGAGGATATACGGCAATGAGACTATTAAGCGATACAATTTTTTTAAGAATGACTTCTTTGGCATAGACAAAGCGTTAATGAAGATAGTGAATTACTTTCACTCGGCGGCGATGAAGGGCGAGGAAGCCAGGCAGGTCCTTTACCTTGTGGGGCCTGTGGGATCAGGTAAGTCTTCCATAATGGAGGCGTTAAAAAGGGCATTGGAGAGGAGCGAGCCCATTTACGCTATAAAGGGATGTCCCATGAGGGAAGAGCCTTTGCATCTGGTGCCAAAACACTTGAGAAAAGAATTTGAAGAAATGCTGGGAGTTCAGATAGAGGGGGACCTGTGCCCTGTCTGCCGGTACAGGTTAAAAGAGGAGTACGGAGGTCAGTACGAAAAGATGCCTGTGGTTACTGTGGATTTTTCCATAAGATCGAGAAAAGGCATCGGGGTGGTTCCTCCTGTAGACCCCAACAATCAAGATACATCGGTGTTGACGGGGTCTGTGGATATATCCAAGATGGACCTGTACCCAGAAGACGATCCGAGGATAATGTCTTTAAACGGCGCTTTTAATGTGGGCAACAGGGGGATTGTGGAGTTCATAGAGGTCTTTAAAAACGACGTGGAATACCTTCATACCATCATTACCGCAACTCAGGAGAAAGCCATACCGTCACCGGGCAAGGGCTCCATGATATACTTTGACGGAGTTATACTGGCTCATTCCAACGAGGCGGAATGGAACAAGTTTAAGTCAGACCATACCAATGAGGCTATTTTAGATAGGATCGTCAAAATTGAGGTCCCTTATTGCCTGGAGCTTAACGAAGAGGTCAAAATATACGATAAGATACTGAGGCAGAGCAGGTTTAAAGCCCATATAGCGCCTCATACGGTGGAGATAGCCTCCATGTTCGCCATATTAACCCGTCTTGCGCCTTCCTCTAAAGTAGACCCCCTTACCAAGTTAAAGATATACAATGGAGAGGAAATAGTGGAAAAGGGCACTACAAAAAAAATAGATATCCTTGAGCTTAGAGAAGAGGCCGGCAACAGAGAGGGGATGTTTGGAATATCCACCAGGTTTATAATAAAAGCTATTGACAGAGCGCTATCGGAATCGGAATACGATTGCATAAATCCGTTAAGCGTCATGGAGTGCCTTATAAAATCGGTAAAAGAGATGGATATAGCCGAGGACGATAAAAAGAAGTACCTGGGGTTTTTACAGGATACCTTGAGAAAAGAGTACAACAGGATTTTAGAAAAGGAGATAACCAGGGCCTTTATTCACAGCTTTAAAGAACAGGCAGAAAGCCTCTTTAATAACTACCTGGACCATGCTGAAGCCTACGTAAACAGGACCAAGTTAAAAGATCGGTCTACGGGGGAGCAATTGGAGCCTGATGAAAAATTTATGAGGTCTATTGAAGAGCAGATAGGCATTACCGAGAGCTCTGCTAAAGGCTTCAGGCAGGACGTGACGTCGTACATGTTTTACCTCATGAGAAATGGGGGTAAGATCGATTACACCTGTTATGAGCCGCTAAAAGAGGCCATAGAAAAAAAGCTCATGGTGTCGGTGAAAGAGTTGACCAGGGTGATAACCAAGGCGAAAGTAAGGGATAAAGAACAGGACGAGAAGTACAACGCCATGGTGGAGGAGATGAAGGCCAGCGGTTACTGTGATCACTGCTGCGATGTGGTGCTAAAGTATGCAGCCAATAACCTGTGGAGGGATTGA